The Lentzea guizhouensis genome contains a region encoding:
- a CDS encoding ATP-binding protein: MTQEEDQVTSSETFCDAAHVWELDQDVADLGRVRRWTETTLANLHQDELVEVMLVVNELVSNVYDHARFPARVRLRRTASPCLVTVAVEDADPSSKPVLQPVSPTSVRSRGLVIVDQLSKQWGVVKRAMGKSVWAMIPCPLTR; this comes from the coding sequence ATGACGCAAGAGGAGGACCAGGTGACGAGCAGCGAGACGTTCTGCGACGCGGCACACGTCTGGGAGCTGGATCAGGACGTCGCCGATCTCGGCAGGGTGCGCCGGTGGACCGAGACGACGCTCGCGAACCTGCACCAGGACGAGCTCGTCGAGGTGATGCTGGTCGTCAACGAGCTCGTGTCGAACGTTTACGACCACGCGCGGTTCCCCGCGCGCGTGCGGTTGCGGCGGACGGCCAGTCCGTGCCTGGTGACGGTCGCGGTCGAGGACGCCGATCCGTCGTCGAAACCGGTGCTGCAGCCGGTTTCACCCACCTCGGTGCGCAGTCGTGGACTGGTGATCGTGGACCAGCTGAGCAAGCAGTGGGGCGTGGTCAAGCGTGCGATGGGGAAGTCGGTGTGGGCGATGATCCCGTGCCCGCTCACGCGCTGA
- a CDS encoding helix-turn-helix domain-containing protein, giving the protein MQDAVDVALRYLDLSFTFTAPAAVLDGDRLVITLEPAALPDDVRPFLVERDLAAIHTVIGELVNGLVPVLSVDLTHPAPADTSEHEHVFGLRPRFAAARDQSVVDASVLARALPLASPEATALCERQCEDLAARRRRKPGTAQEVRRLLEGSARFEETMPVVARALGLSPRTLRRRLTEAGTSYQAMLDEVRAERAVVLLGTMSVEQAAGQLGFAEAASFIHAFRRWYGTTPSSYARSVLRP; this is encoded by the coding sequence ATGCAGGACGCGGTCGACGTCGCACTGCGCTACCTCGACCTGAGCTTCACCTTCACCGCACCGGCCGCGGTGCTGGACGGCGACCGGCTGGTCATCACACTCGAACCCGCCGCGCTGCCCGACGACGTGCGGCCGTTCCTCGTCGAACGCGACCTCGCCGCCATCCACACGGTGATCGGCGAGCTGGTCAACGGCCTGGTGCCGGTGCTGTCGGTCGACCTCACCCACCCCGCACCGGCCGACACCTCCGAGCACGAGCACGTCTTCGGTCTGCGGCCCCGGTTCGCCGCGGCACGCGACCAGTCCGTTGTGGACGCTTCGGTGCTGGCGCGCGCGTTGCCGCTGGCGAGCCCGGAGGCCACGGCGTTGTGCGAGCGGCAGTGCGAGGACCTGGCCGCGCGGCGCCGCCGCAAGCCGGGGACCGCGCAGGAGGTCCGCCGCCTGCTGGAGGGGTCCGCGCGGTTCGAGGAGACCATGCCCGTGGTGGCGCGCGCACTCGGGTTGAGCCCGCGCACGCTGCGCCGCCGGTTGACCGAGGCAGGCACCAGCTACCAGGCGATGCTCGACGAGGTCAGGGCCGAACGCGCGGTGGTGCTGCTCGGCACGATGTCGGTGGAGCAGGCGGCGGGGCAGCTCGGGTTCGCCGAGGCGGCGAGCTTCATCCACGCGTTCCGGCGCTGGTACGGCACGACCCCGAGCAGCTACGCGAGGTCAGTGCTCCGGCCGTGA
- a CDS encoding TIGR01777 family oxidoreductase: MSLIYSSVVDAPLDEVFAWHERPGAIHRLSPPWQPMSVVREASTLDGGRAVLGFPFGLRWGARHTGYEPPHRFVDELDSAPLRWALKWRHTHEFQAEGDGTRMTDRVDTPVPGVLLRSMFEYRHRQVAADIAAQRAARLAGDRPLTVAMTGSSGLVGRALGPFLTTAGHRVVRLVRHAPTGPDERRWDPDRPAKDLLAGVDAVVHLAGASIAGRFTDEHRRAVRESRIGPTRALAQLASSTVPVFVSASAIGFYGADRGDEELTEDSERGDGFLADVVAEWEAATAVGDIRVVNVRTGLVQSPAGGTLRIFHPLFATGLGGKLGDGRMWQSWIGIDDLVDVYHRALYDGSLSGPVNAVAPQAVRNSEYTEVLARVLHRPALLPVPSFGPRLLLGEQGARELAEASQLVRPAALTKAGHVFRYPALEPALRHLLGR; the protein is encoded by the coding sequence ATGTCGTTGATCTACTCGAGCGTGGTCGACGCCCCGCTCGACGAGGTGTTCGCCTGGCACGAGCGGCCTGGTGCCATCCACCGGTTGTCGCCGCCGTGGCAGCCGATGAGCGTGGTGCGCGAGGCGAGCACCCTGGACGGCGGCCGCGCGGTGCTGGGCTTCCCGTTCGGGCTGCGCTGGGGTGCCAGGCACACCGGGTACGAGCCGCCGCACCGGTTCGTCGACGAGCTCGACTCGGCTCCGCTGCGCTGGGCGTTGAAGTGGCGGCACACGCACGAGTTCCAGGCCGAGGGTGACGGCACCCGGATGACGGACCGGGTGGACACGCCCGTACCCGGCGTACTGCTGCGGTCGATGTTCGAGTACCGGCACCGCCAGGTCGCGGCGGACATCGCCGCGCAGCGGGCCGCGCGGCTCGCGGGCGACCGGCCGCTGACGGTGGCGATGACGGGCAGCAGCGGACTGGTCGGGCGGGCGCTCGGGCCGTTCCTCACCACCGCGGGCCACCGGGTGGTCCGGCTCGTGCGGCACGCTCCGACGGGTCCGGACGAACGGCGCTGGGACCCCGACCGGCCGGCCAAGGACCTGCTCGCCGGGGTGGACGCCGTGGTGCACCTGGCCGGTGCGTCGATCGCGGGACGGTTCACCGACGAGCACCGCAGGGCGGTCCGCGAGTCCAGGATCGGGCCGACGCGTGCGCTCGCGCAGCTGGCGTCGTCCACCGTTCCGGTGTTCGTCAGCGCGTCCGCGATCGGGTTCTACGGCGCTGACCGCGGCGACGAGGAGCTGACCGAGGACAGCGAGCGCGGCGACGGTTTCCTCGCCGACGTCGTCGCCGAGTGGGAGGCAGCGACCGCGGTCGGCGACATCCGGGTGGTCAACGTCCGCACCGGCCTGGTGCAGTCACCGGCGGGCGGCACGCTGCGGATCTTCCACCCGCTGTTCGCCACCGGACTGGGCGGCAAGCTCGGCGACGGCCGGATGTGGCAGTCGTGGATCGGCATCGACGACCTCGTCGACGTCTACCACCGCGCGCTCTACGACGGCTCGCTGTCCGGGCCGGTCAACGCCGTCGCGCCGCAAGCCGTGCGCAACAGCGAGTACACCGAGGTCCTGGCGCGGGTGCTGCACCGCCCGGCGCTGCTGCCGGTGCCGTCGTTCGGGCCGCGGCTGCTGCTCGGTGAGCAGGGTGCCCGCGAGCTGGCCGAGGCGAGCCAGCTGGTGCGCCCGGCCGCGCTGACCAAGGCGGGTCACGTGTTCCGGTACCCCGCGCTCGAACCGGCGCTGCGCCACCTGCTGGGGCGGTGA
- a CDS encoding ANTAR domain-containing response regulator: MDDKVTLPDRPAAPSVNGDRPDVVERLDEATAALDALRDGFAVEERLDDVLHRLAESAVTVVQDADAVTICVSPEQPRTAAASDQAFVTIDERQFRANRGPCLESARTLTAVRAVVGENHDIWPEFEECAAQHGVRAYLSVPVVLPTSDRSDRQHMGSLNFYSYTAAAFDPFDEGLVRLFTTAASTAIANAHQWQRARDHVKHLETALVSRAVIEQAKGILMAVHSCSEDEAFDMLVKRSQDDNVKLRDVAKNLIDSLT, from the coding sequence GTGGACGACAAGGTGACCCTCCCCGATCGGCCGGCTGCGCCGTCGGTGAACGGTGACCGGCCGGACGTGGTGGAACGGCTCGACGAGGCGACCGCGGCGCTCGACGCGTTGCGTGACGGCTTCGCCGTGGAGGAACGCCTCGACGACGTCCTGCACCGGCTCGCCGAGAGCGCGGTCACGGTGGTCCAGGACGCGGACGCCGTCACCATCTGCGTGAGCCCCGAGCAGCCGCGGACCGCCGCCGCCAGCGACCAGGCGTTCGTGACGATCGACGAAAGACAGTTCAGAGCCAACCGCGGGCCGTGCCTGGAGTCCGCGCGCACCCTCACGGCCGTCCGCGCGGTCGTCGGCGAGAACCACGACATCTGGCCGGAGTTCGAGGAGTGCGCGGCTCAGCACGGCGTGCGGGCCTACCTGTCCGTGCCGGTCGTCCTGCCGACGTCGGACCGTAGCGACCGCCAGCACATGGGGTCGCTCAACTTCTACAGCTACACCGCCGCCGCGTTCGACCCGTTCGACGAAGGCCTGGTGCGCCTGTTCACCACGGCCGCCAGCACCGCCATCGCCAACGCCCACCAGTGGCAGCGCGCTCGTGACCACGTGAAGCACCTGGAGACCGCGCTCGTCTCCCGTGCCGTGATCGAGCAGGCCAAGGGCATCCTCATGGCCGTGCACTCGTGCTCGGAGGACGAGGCGTTCGACATGCTGGTCAAGCGGTCGCAGGACGACAACGTCAAGCTCCGCGACGTGGCGAAGAACCTCATCGACAGCCTGACCTGA
- a CDS encoding PAS domain-containing protein — protein sequence MTRSDDIGDRHDRSALAPVFAEDPVVGRDLAEVDWAATPLGPPAQWPQSLQTAVSILLSSRFSMWLAWGPELTFFCNDAYRRNTLGRKYPWALGRPAAEVWAEIWAEIKPRLDTVLATGHATWDEALRLFVERSGYPEESYHTFSYSPLRDERGAVAGMLCVVSEETDRVIGERRMATLRDLGSDPSVAREEQEVLAFACAQLGRNQRDLPFTLTYVFEDGHARLACATGIAAGHPAAPARVSPADDPVVWPAAAAKRGKSVVVELAAFTGLPRDRRPAAEPWSCRCNGRVASRTGSWWRASTGTARSTTATAGSSNWSRATSRPASRAPATSAPSSAAPRSWPSSTGPRRRSSPTSAMSSARRSR from the coding sequence GTGACGCGCTCTGACGACATCGGAGACAGACACGACCGGTCCGCGCTCGCGCCCGTGTTCGCCGAGGACCCGGTGGTCGGTCGTGACCTCGCCGAGGTGGACTGGGCCGCCACCCCGCTCGGGCCGCCGGCGCAGTGGCCGCAGAGCCTGCAGACCGCCGTCAGCATCCTGCTGTCGTCGCGGTTCTCGATGTGGCTCGCGTGGGGCCCGGAGCTGACGTTCTTCTGCAACGACGCCTACCGCCGCAACACGCTGGGCCGTAAGTACCCGTGGGCGCTGGGACGCCCGGCCGCCGAGGTGTGGGCCGAGATCTGGGCCGAGATCAAGCCCAGGCTCGACACCGTGCTCGCCACCGGTCACGCCACCTGGGACGAGGCGCTGCGGCTGTTCGTGGAGCGGTCCGGCTACCCCGAGGAGAGCTACCACACCTTCTCCTACAGCCCCCTGCGCGACGAACGCGGTGCGGTCGCGGGCATGTTGTGCGTGGTCAGCGAGGAGACCGACCGCGTCATCGGCGAGCGGCGGATGGCGACGCTGCGCGACCTCGGCTCGGACCCCAGCGTGGCGCGCGAGGAGCAGGAGGTGCTGGCCTTCGCGTGCGCGCAGCTCGGCCGCAACCAGCGCGACCTGCCGTTCACGCTCACCTACGTGTTCGAGGACGGCCACGCGCGGCTGGCCTGCGCGACGGGCATCGCCGCTGGTCATCCGGCTGCTCCCGCACGCGTGTCACCCGCCGACGACCCGGTGGTGTGGCCTGCGGCGGCCGCCAAGCGCGGGAAGTCCGTCGTGGTCGAGCTCGCCGCGTTCACCGGGCTGCCCAGGGACCGCCGGCCCGCGGCCGAGCCCTGGTCGTGCCGCTGCAACGGCCGGGTGGCCAGCCGTACGGGTTCCTGGTGGCGGGCCTCAACCGGTACCGCCCGCTCGACGACGGCTACCGCGGGTTCGTCGAACTGGTCGCGGGCCACATCGCGGCCGGCATCGCGGGCGCCCGCGACTTCCGCGCCCAGCAGCGCCGCGCCGAGGAGCTGGCCGAGCTCGACCGGGCCAAGACGGCGTTCTTCTCCAACATCAGCCATGAGTTCCGCACGCCGCTCACGTTGA
- a CDS encoding DUF3099 domain-containing protein produces MSHRHEQPVLITSAAPSYEDQLSARRRRYALMMSLRIPCLVLAVLFAKIWWLALALVLLSVPLPWMAVLIANDRPPRRSETPQQATRQAITGSEDAR; encoded by the coding sequence GTGTCGCACCGTCACGAGCAACCCGTGCTGATCACGTCGGCCGCCCCGTCCTACGAGGACCAGCTGTCGGCCCGCAGGCGCCGGTACGCGCTGATGATGAGCCTGCGCATCCCGTGCCTGGTGCTGGCGGTGCTCTTCGCGAAGATCTGGTGGCTCGCGCTCGCCCTCGTCCTGCTGTCCGTCCCGCTGCCGTGGATGGCCGTGCTCATCGCCAACGACCGCCCGCCGCGCAGGTCGGAGACACCGCAGCAGGCGACCCGGCAGGCGATCACCGGCTCTGAGGACGCCCGATGA
- a CDS encoding AraC family transcriptional regulator ligand-binding domain-containing protein has product MRTLAEPATRHWDFPRGIASVALLLRFGAEHGVPRPVLLDGSDITDGQLADPAAEINARQELAVVRNLAARLPHAGVAAGRHYHATTFGVLGHAFLSAATRRGHASAPRPGHLPHAGVAAGRHTRHPRVPATRSSAPPRCRTRSTSHCATST; this is encoded by the coding sequence ATGAGGACGTTGGCCGAACCGGCGACCCGGCACTGGGACTTCCCGCGCGGCATCGCGAGCGTCGCGCTGCTGCTGCGCTTCGGCGCCGAGCACGGTGTGCCGCGGCCGGTGCTGCTCGACGGCAGCGACATCACCGACGGGCAGCTGGCCGACCCGGCCGCGGAGATCAACGCCAGGCAGGAGCTCGCGGTGGTGCGCAACCTGGCCGCACGCCTGCCGCACGCCGGGGTGGCGGCCGGCCGGCACTACCACGCCACCACGTTCGGCGTGCTCGGCCACGCGTTCCTCAGCGCCGCCACCCGGCGCGGTCACGCCAGCGCTCCTCGACCTGGCCACCTGCCGCACGCCGGGGTGGCGGCCGGCCGGCATACACGCCACCCGCGCGTGCCGGCCACGCGTTCCTCAGCGCCGCCACGATGCAGGACGCGGTCGACGTCGCACTGCGCTACCTCGACCTGA
- a CDS encoding hybrid sensor histidine kinase/response regulator has protein sequence MGPVQDLHDRLAGVDPQAGQELEVIHRNGLRLGKLVNTLLDFSRLEAGRMQARFQPVDLAGVTAELASVFRSAVEKAGLRFEIDCSPLPEPVHVDLGLWEKVVLNLLSNALKFTVDGSVGVSVRAGADRAVVTVSDTGVGVPQQEIPRLFERFHRIENTWSRSKEGSGIGLALVQELVGLHGGTIHAESAEGVGTSFTVELPFGTGHLPAEAVSHEAVIPAASDIAAPYVQEALRWLPDPDLTVEALLPSTAAGAAPEVPATVLVADDNADMREYLTRLLHRAGYEVRAVDDGLAALEAAGPGRTWS, from the coding sequence ATGGGCCCGGTGCAGGACCTGCACGACCGGCTGGCCGGGGTGGACCCGCAGGCCGGGCAGGAGCTGGAGGTCATCCACCGCAACGGGCTGCGGCTGGGCAAGCTGGTCAACACCCTGCTGGACTTCTCCCGCCTGGAGGCGGGGCGGATGCAGGCGCGCTTCCAGCCCGTCGACCTCGCGGGCGTCACCGCGGAGCTGGCCAGCGTGTTCCGGTCGGCGGTCGAGAAGGCGGGGCTGCGGTTCGAGATCGACTGCTCACCGCTGCCGGAGCCGGTGCACGTCGACCTCGGCCTGTGGGAGAAGGTCGTGCTGAACCTGCTCAGCAACGCGCTGAAGTTCACCGTGGACGGTTCGGTCGGCGTGTCCGTGCGGGCCGGGGCGGACAGGGCGGTCGTCACGGTCAGCGACACCGGTGTCGGCGTGCCGCAGCAGGAGATCCCGCGGCTGTTCGAACGCTTTCACCGCATCGAGAACACGTGGTCGCGGTCCAAGGAGGGCAGTGGCATCGGGTTGGCGCTGGTGCAGGAGCTGGTGGGCCTGCACGGCGGCACGATCCACGCCGAGAGCGCGGAGGGCGTCGGCACGAGCTTCACCGTCGAGCTGCCGTTCGGCACGGGCCACCTGCCGGCTGAGGCGGTGTCGCACGAGGCGGTCATCCCGGCGGCCTCCGACATCGCGGCGCCGTACGTGCAGGAGGCGCTGCGGTGGCTGCCCGACCCGGACCTGACCGTCGAGGCGCTGCTGCCCAGCACGGCCGCCGGTGCCGCACCCGAGGTGCCCGCGACGGTGCTGGTCGCCGACGACAACGCGGACATGCGCGAGTACCTGACCCGGCTGCTGCACCGCGCGGGCTACGAGGTGCGCGCGGTCGACGACGGCCTGGCGGCGCTGGAGGCGGCGGGGCCCGGCCGGACCTGGTCGTGA
- a CDS encoding alpha/beta hydrolase family protein, protein MRVLAMTLALVASTLATPTALAAPPDYGLPGSYPVAYSDVTAVAGGRSVPARVHYPATTSGTNQPVATGRFPVIAFGHGFFQATSKYTSTSTHLASWGFVVVVPTTQGGLSPSHGAFADDLNTGLTWLVAQDGTTGSRFRDHITTTALGVSGHSMGGGAAVLAAARNPKIKAVSTYAAAETNPSAKAAAATLAAPAQFLAGSQDTITPVGDHQRPMFTAKPPARQLRTITGGFHCGFMDSSGLFCDNGSITRAAQLTASKRVMTSWFRHYLSGDTAARDLVWGQPARTDPAVVFEGTE, encoded by the coding sequence ATGCGAGTTCTCGCGATGACGCTTGCCCTGGTGGCCTCCACCCTGGCCACCCCGACCGCGTTAGCCGCGCCACCGGACTACGGGCTCCCCGGCTCGTACCCGGTGGCGTACAGCGATGTCACCGCCGTGGCGGGCGGCCGGTCCGTCCCTGCCCGCGTCCACTACCCCGCCACCACCTCAGGCACGAACCAGCCCGTCGCGACCGGCCGGTTCCCCGTGATCGCCTTCGGCCACGGCTTCTTCCAGGCCACCTCGAAGTACACGAGCACCAGCACCCACCTGGCGTCGTGGGGCTTCGTCGTGGTCGTCCCGACCACCCAGGGCGGGCTGAGCCCGAGCCACGGCGCGTTCGCCGACGACCTCAACACCGGCCTGACCTGGCTCGTCGCCCAGGACGGGACGACCGGCTCCCGGTTCCGCGACCACATCACCACGACCGCCCTCGGCGTCTCCGGGCACTCGATGGGCGGAGGCGCCGCCGTGCTCGCCGCGGCCCGCAACCCCAAGATCAAGGCCGTCTCCACCTACGCCGCCGCCGAGACGAACCCGTCGGCCAAGGCCGCGGCCGCCACGCTCGCGGCACCGGCGCAGTTCCTGGCCGGTTCGCAGGACACGATCACCCCGGTGGGTGATCATCAGCGGCCGATGTTCACGGCCAAGCCGCCGGCGAGGCAGCTGCGGACGATCACCGGCGGGTTCCACTGCGGCTTCATGGACTCCTCCGGGCTCTTCTGCGACAACGGTTCCATCACCCGCGCCGCCCAGCTCACCGCCTCGAAACGGGTCATGACCTCGTGGTTCCGCCACTACCTGAGCGGCGACACCGCGGCCCGCGACCTCGTGTGGGGGCAGCCGGCGCGCACCGATCCCGCGGTCGTGTTCGAAGGCACCGAGTGA
- a CDS encoding NAD(P)/FAD-dependent oxidoreductase, producing the protein MRPVLSWCERDTYPGAACDVPSSLYSYSFSPNHSWPRRYAAQPDILAYLRRTAAPVRDRIRFGAEVVSAAFDGERWRVELAGGGVVHADVLVSAVGQLNRPAVPSLPGLERFAGRCSTARAAARRGAAASGSVVGTGASAAQFVPRVQPAGHLTVFQRSAPHVLPKPDARLRDRRTRGRGRAARVWLACEAFTWLLTSGGSRAGWSRASRRRTGWSGCATGRCGNGCGHARRWAANGSCSATTGTRRSPRRTSTW; encoded by the coding sequence GTGCGGCCGGTCTTGTCCTGGTGCGAACGGGACACCTATCCGGGCGCCGCGTGCGACGTGCCGTCCTCGCTGTACTCGTACTCCTTCTCCCCCAACCACTCGTGGCCGCGCCGCTACGCCGCCCAGCCCGACATCCTCGCCTACCTGCGGCGCACCGCGGCCCCGGTGCGCGACCGGATCAGGTTCGGCGCCGAGGTCGTGTCGGCGGCGTTCGACGGCGAGCGGTGGCGGGTGGAGCTGGCCGGCGGCGGGGTGGTGCACGCGGACGTGCTGGTGTCGGCGGTGGGCCAGCTGAACCGGCCGGCGGTGCCCAGCCTGCCCGGTCTGGAGCGCTTCGCGGGCCGGTGTTCCACAGCGCGCGCTGCGGCACGACGTGGAGCTGCGGCAAGCGGGTCGGTGGTGGGCACCGGGGCGAGCGCGGCGCAGTTCGTGCCGCGGGTGCAGCCGGCCGGGCACCTCACCGTGTTCCAGCGGTCGGCTCCGCACGTGCTGCCGAAGCCGGACGCCCGGTTGCGCGACCGGCGCACCCGTGGGCGAGGCCGCGCGGCGCGGGTGTGGCTCGCCTGCGAGGCGTTCACGTGGCTGCTCACGTCGGGCGGTTCTCGCGCGGGCTGGTCGCGGGCCTCGCGGCGGCGCACCGGCTGGTCCGGGTGCGCGACCGGGCGCTGCGGGAACGGGTGCGGCCACGCACGCCGGTGGGCTGCAAACGGGTCCTGTTCAGCAACGACTGGTACCCGGCGCTCGCCGCGCCGAACGTCGACGTGGTGA
- a CDS encoding NAD(P)-binding protein has product MSGLTVVVGYGNAALDVLRHLPLCDDVVVLDQDPIALTGAIANGARVVRGDGRDLCELRHAGVQFAGKVVVAVPDDQDGMQITLAARSLNRSAVVVAAVREPANQDLFARLGADEVFVHRCAKEQLP; this is encoded by the coding sequence ATGAGCGGGCTCACGGTGGTGGTCGGGTACGGCAACGCGGCCCTGGACGTGCTGCGGCACCTGCCGTTGTGCGACGACGTCGTGGTGCTCGACCAGGACCCGATCGCGCTGACCGGGGCGATCGCCAACGGCGCCAGGGTCGTGCGGGGCGACGGGCGGGACCTGTGCGAGCTGCGGCACGCGGGGGTGCAGTTCGCCGGGAAGGTGGTCGTCGCGGTGCCGGACGACCAGGACGGGATGCAGATCACACTGGCCGCGCGCAGCCTGAACCGGTCGGCGGTCGTCGTCGCGGCGGTGCGCGAGCCCGCCAACCAGGACCTCTTCGCCCGGCTGGGGGCGGACGAGGTGTTCGTGCACCGGTGCGCGAAGGAGCAGTTGCCCTGA
- a CDS encoding FAD-dependent oxidoreductase yields the protein MTADYDVLVVGSGFGGAVTALRLTEKGYRVGVLEAGRRFADDELPRTSWQLRDYLFAPGLGCTGIQRITPLRDVLVLSGAGVGGGSLVYANTLYEPGESFFQDPRWVHITDWRAELAPHYDQASRMLGVVENPCRTEADRLLREVAVELGVPSTYRPSRVGVHFGPDGEDPFFGGAGPRRNGCTACGACMTGCRHNAKNTLPKNYLHLAEQAGAQVWPLTTVTDVAPRADGGYAVRTRRTGGRAERVFTCDQVVFAAASLGTQKLLHRIRDLGGLPRLSPRLGALCRTNSEAVVAVRVPGGSVDNSRGLAITSSIHPDPDTHVEVVRYGRGSNLLGLLMTTLVDGGPRRFRRGLAQLLSEYRTALRLHTPRRWSEETIALLVMQSLDNSLTTSTRRGRLTTRQGEGAPNPSWIPAGHLVARRLAARAGGVARGAWNDLADVPLTGHLIGGCVIGDSPATGVVDPYHRIHGHPGLHVVDGSTIPANLGVNPALTITALAERAMSLWPNKGEPDPRPPLDAAYTRLRAVAPRRPAVPAHAPGALRSEVSDVR from the coding sequence ATGACGGCGGACTACGACGTGCTGGTGGTCGGTTCCGGGTTCGGTGGCGCGGTGACCGCCCTGCGGCTGACCGAGAAGGGCTACCGGGTCGGGGTGCTGGAGGCGGGGCGGCGGTTCGCCGACGACGAGCTCCCGCGCACCTCGTGGCAGCTGCGCGACTACCTGTTCGCGCCGGGGCTCGGGTGCACGGGCATCCAGCGGATCACGCCGTTGCGGGACGTGCTGGTGCTCAGCGGCGCCGGGGTGGGCGGTGGTTCTCTCGTGTACGCCAACACGTTGTACGAGCCGGGCGAGTCGTTCTTCCAGGACCCGCGCTGGGTGCACATCACCGACTGGCGGGCCGAGCTGGCCCCGCACTACGACCAGGCGAGCCGGATGCTCGGCGTGGTGGAGAACCCGTGCCGCACCGAGGCCGACCGGTTGCTGCGCGAGGTGGCCGTGGAGCTGGGTGTGCCGTCGACCTACCGGCCGTCGCGCGTCGGTGTCCACTTCGGACCCGATGGCGAGGACCCGTTCTTCGGTGGTGCCGGTCCGCGCCGCAACGGTTGCACCGCCTGTGGCGCCTGCATGACGGGCTGCCGGCACAACGCGAAGAACACGCTGCCGAAGAACTACCTGCACCTCGCCGAACAGGCCGGTGCCCAGGTGTGGCCGTTGACGACGGTGACCGACGTGGCGCCACGTGCTGATGGCGGTTACGCGGTGCGCACCCGGCGTACCGGCGGCCGGGCCGAGCGGGTGTTCACGTGCGACCAGGTCGTGTTCGCCGCGGCCTCGCTCGGCACGCAGAAGCTGCTGCACCGCATCCGCGACCTCGGCGGGCTCCCCCGGCTGTCCCCGCGGCTCGGGGCGTTGTGCCGCACCAACTCCGAGGCGGTCGTGGCGGTACGTGTGCCCGGTGGCTCCGTCGACAACTCCCGCGGCCTGGCGATCACGTCGTCGATCCACCCGGACCCCGACACGCACGTGGAGGTCGTCCGCTACGGGCGGGGCAGCAACCTGCTGGGTCTGTTGATGACCACGCTGGTCGACGGCGGTCCCCGCCGGTTCCGCCGCGGTCTGGCCCAGCTCCTTTCCGAGTACCGCACCGCACTGAGGCTGCACACGCCGCGCCGGTGGTCGGAGGAGACGATAGCGTTGCTGGTGATGCAGAGCCTGGACAACTCGCTCACCACGTCGACCAGGCGCGGCCGCCTGACCACGCGCCAAGGCGAGGGCGCGCCGAACCCGTCGTGGATCCCGGCGGGCCATCTGGTGGCACGGCGGCTCGCGGCCCGTGCCGGCGGAGTCGCGCGCGGTGCCTGGAACGACCTGGCGGACGTCCCGCTGACCGGCCACCTGATCGGCGGCTGCGTGATCGGCGACTCCCCCGCCACCGGCGTCGTCGACCCGTACCACCGCATCCACGGCCACCCCGGCCTGCACGTCGTCGACGGCTCCACGATCCCGGCGAACCTCGGCGTCAACCCGGCGCTGACGATCACCGCACTGGCCGAGCGCGCGATGTCGTTGTGGCCCAACAAGGGCGAACCGGACCCCCGGCCGCCGCTGGACGCCGCCTACACCCGGCTGCGCGCCGTTGCCCCGCGCCGCCCGGCGGTTCCGGCTCACGCACCGGGGGCGTTGAGGAGTGAGGTTTCCGATGTCCGCTGA